Part of the Xenopus tropicalis strain Nigerian chromosome 3, UCB_Xtro_10.0, whole genome shotgun sequence genome, TGCCTAGATCATATCAGGATATGATAGAAAGGAGGGGCAGTCATTAAGAGTTTATTTCTTGTAGGAATATGCCACAAGCCCTATGTGATTCATGCCAAGAGGCACTAAGTCATAGGCCTACCCCTTCAACAGATCCACTGACACGTGTGACACCATTTCTCTGATCTAACAGATCGGCACGTGGACCAATCTGCCTTATCTCTAGGTGGAAGTGTTGGGCAAGTGCAGACTGACCAATGACCCCCACACATGATCTTATTGGAGCCATTGCCCTAAGGATTGTTCTGAGCTCGATGATCATACAGTTGAGCTGGAAACTGACCAAATTGTTTAATTTGGGGGCCTGGACTGAAGGGATAATTCATAGAGGAGACAAAACACCCGGTGTTGCATTACACTTATAGAACTAGTGTAAATGTCAGTGTAGTACCCTATGGAAACTAAATAAAATTGTGCCAATATTAATCTTACAGCCGCTGGTTTATCAGAGTTATTTGCTTGTTTCTTGCAATGGGTTGTCGTTTTGGGAATAAAAATAGCCCTGTTTGTTACTTCCATTGACGCTGATCTTTCTCTTCTGTTTTACAGTACAAGATCCTGTTTGGACCTCAGCTTTACTAAACGTCAACTTATTGCCTGCCCTGCTACAACTGCTGACCCATTCAAAAGATGTCTTCCTGATGGTACGTCATGATTTGTGATCTGATTCTTTAGAATTTCCAAAAGTCTTTGAACTTGCCTGTCTGAGCTCTATGTAAAATAACAAGAACATAAAATGGACAACAGGAAAATCCTGCGCCATTTCTACAAAGCTCCATATGTGAGTTTGACAATattgaaatttaatttttaaaaaataattttcttcttctctctaataataacatagtaccttgtacttgatctacgcttaagatataatttatccttattgacaacaaaacaatcctattggttttaattaatgtatacatttttttttagtacacttaaaaTAAGGTGATCATAAATACGGAAAACCCCTTATTAAAAAAACTccatcccaagcattctggataacaggtcctacaccTGCACCTGTTGTTGTTCTgttaatgcttctgggtgcagttCATAAATGTGTATTGATATTAGTTCATATGATATATTGGCTGAAATATACAGGATAGCCAAAGGGTATGccaatacaaaatattaaaggGGTCCTTCGtccaaaatgattttgtttttcaataattaaaaaaaaataattctcatttaAGCTTTCCAGCATATATTAATTAAAACTATTCAGTggctttaaataaatgtaatagcaACTGAAAGCAGTAACTGTGTATCCCTTTCTCCtttttggttctgactcttgaaacaatgtagcagacatTACATCTCTTCCATGGCTTTTTCtcagctgacttctgctacagtTTTAGGAATCAGAACCAACaattcctttttttcatttttaacttttGTTGTTCATTGGAAGCTGGTGCCTGGTGGGTGACTTTGCTGAATTATGAAGCATGTATTTCCTCTCTAGGTTGCCACAGTTTTGCATAACATCGCAGATCTGGGGTCGGCTTATTGTCAGCAACTGAGGGAGAAAGGAATTCTACTGTGTTTAATCCCAGCTCTGTGTGATGACGACATACAAGTGGCAAGGCTAAGCCTAGAATTACTGAATACGCTTTTCACATACTGTCCAGATGTAAGTGATCTTTATTTACTGCCCTGAGATAGTGGCATAGTTTTTTTAAGAATTGCTCAGCGTGTTAACATGTTGGTAACTGGCCAGTCCGTGCATGATTTGCTCAGAACAGCCCAACCAATATCAGGTCCTTGTCCGACAGGTCTTGTATTCCCACAGTATGATCTTACAGTACAGTCTGGCCCAGCACACAGCTGGCAAAACTGGGCACAGATACACTTGCTTGATCTCCACAAGTACGGACATCCTAAAGTAACTATTTTATATATAGGAGGCTGGGcacctttgtaaaaataaatacataaatatctgACAGCATGAGTTCTCTCTTCCTCTCTGTGTGGCTTGCAGCTCCCTCTAGTTATAGAAGTTCCCTGGTGCAGTTTGCTGTGATTCTTGACTTTATTGTAATTTTAAactgaaatgttatttttcacaTTAGCTGGTTATAGGAGAGGATAGGGCATGATTTGGGGCAATTTTACTCTGGGGGTTATAACTTATGGCAAACAGTAATGGTTGATCAAATGCAGCAAGAAACCATCATTATAATTCATTACTATTATACTATACTGTTCTGGGGTAAAAAATGTATTAAGTTTCTTGACCCTtgctgcactgatggttctgactttTGGAACAATGCAGTACAGACCAGCTTTTCCCCAACCATTTACCACCATTCCCTGCATTTACAGTAACTCTCATAATGTTAATGTTTTTTGCATGGCAGATACTGATAACTGCAAAAACAACCACCCCCCCATCCTGAAAGAGAAAAAATGCGAGCAGCTTCTATAATATATCCATTCTTTTAAGGTTGCTGGAGACTTTTTCCACAACTCCGGTCTGCAGATCATTGAGTTACATAAAGATAAGCCTGATCATAAGCAGCAAGTTCAAGCAGTCTGGAACAAATATCAAGAACTGGTAAGGCAATAATGTGCTGTGACCCTGTTCCATAAATCAGATTCTGCTGTTTATGTAGATAAAGCGCACAAAAAACGCTGGGTTTAGAGCCATTTAACCATAAGGCATCTACATCTTGTGTGAAGCAGGTAGATGTTCGGGGCAGACAGTGGAGGAACGGCTTAGACTGATAGTGATGCCCCTCTGAGAATGTCAGTGTAGAACCGCTCCCTTTAGAGCTCACTAAATATCCTATATTATACTGAGTTGCGATTCTGCAGCTTGATGACTCAAATGGCTTCCCCTTCCTTGCATTTTTGGGCAGTTACATTTAACTAATATGTTCGTGCCCTAGCCGCCATAAGATTCGCTTGTTTGGGGAGGTTGCTAAACGAGCGAATCTTTCTCCCGATACGCCCTCCTAAAGGCCAAACCTTCCAATTACAATGATGGAGATAGGACCCGTTGGAGTAGGGACAACATCAATAAGCCAATCTGGTCTCCAATCCAACAGTAAATTCAAGCCTGCCCggttttcagccagatattggtcgggtaggccagagggccctatacatgggcagataagctgctgaatcagtctgaaggacccaaactggcagcttaaatctgctgtgTTCGGCCACCTTTATCCTAATATATTAAGTTTAACATCACTGTTTTCAAATGCATTATTGTAACTtattcaactttttttctcaATACCTAGATAACAGTAACCTGTGGACCCCCCAGTATGGACTAAACGACAAATCGACAACTGACATTTTAGCATTGCTTTTTGTGGATGCATTAATATTTAGTTTTCTAATAAAATAAGCATGAAttgcaatttttgtttttattttattttgatatatggtGTTAAATGGTAAATATAATTTAATGTCCATGGAAGGTGGCAGCTTTCCTTGTTGTTTCTGCGAATATCTTGTCCATAACGAATAGGGTCTCCCTTCATGGTTTACGGGTAACTACAGACTCCAGAGCCCTGGCAACTTGGTCAACGTTGAGGTTATTTAATGAGACATTTGTCTCTTTCCCAAAGTCTGAAGGAGAAAGAGAGAAGAAAATCAACAtaaactttaatatttatttatggcaGAGTGGCTGAGAttccatatatttatgtattcattCAATGGCTTTTTTTCCTCTGCCAGGCTTTATAATCTCAGCTCCTGATAAATATGTAGTAAATGAGTAAATTTAAGGAAGAAATATGAGTGAAGGAATCAACCAATAATCTACTGTTATCGCTCTTAGCCTGCATGGCCACAACCATCCTTGGCATGTTGCTAATTTCCCTTACAATAAACCAGAAAATGCATGAGCCGTGCTTCAATATCATTATGGGATGTAGCCAGCTATAAATTAAACTCGCCCAAAAATAAAAACTCACTGGGTTTCCCATTCATTCATATCTACAGAGATAACATAAGTCTGTGCTACAGTAATAAGAACTCTGTATGAAACCACATCTACAGTGGCCCTTATATAAGGGTAAAGTCTCTCTTGTGCCAAACACTTGCCTACTGCTACTGCACCCAATATTAGAGTCTAATATTGGGTGCAG contains:
- the LOC101731571 gene encoding uncharacterized protein LOC101731571 isoform X2 — protein: MSSCPHVSPAVQDPVWTSALLNVNLLPALLQLLTHSKDVFLMVATVLHNIADLGSAYCQQLREKGILLCLIPALCDDDIQVARLSLELLNTLFTYCPDVAGDFFHNSGLQIIELHKDKPDHKQQVQAVWNKYQELITVTCGPPSMD